In the genome of Clostridia bacterium, one region contains:
- a CDS encoding zinc dependent phospholipase C family protein — translation MKDTFEKTYGFVMKYMMAAANPFKKIIIQTECEIHKFINLQALEIIKNDNYIDAYSFFSDYIPQLNEGVTWADQNFKSSGHFYSPSKNKGLYGNNNALSLALDYYGKALRYWYEGDANTSTFYLGAAVHLVQDMTVPQHANIRLLDNHRQYENFIKRTYLSTPEFAVFKGGYYIENIEEAVKCNARNAIKIYSKLKEIQENEKRYYTITKFTLPLAQKTTAGCFIRYYKDIFKHAD, via the coding sequence ATGAAAGATACATTCGAAAAAACTTATGGTTTTGTTATGAAATATATGATGGCTGCTGCAAATCCATTTAAAAAAATCATAATTCAAACTGAATGTGAAATTCACAAATTTATAAATTTACAGGCACTGGAAATCATAAAAAATGATAACTACATCGATGCGTACAGTTTTTTTAGCGACTATATTCCCCAACTGAATGAAGGAGTAACATGGGCTGACCAGAACTTTAAAAGTTCAGGTCATTTCTACAGCCCTTCCAAAAATAAGGGGCTATACGGTAATAATAATGCTTTGTCCCTGGCTTTGGATTACTATGGCAAAGCGTTGCGATATTGGTATGAAGGTGACGCAAACACCTCTACATTTTACCTTGGTGCAGCAGTACACCTTGTTCAGGATATGACTGTTCCCCAGCACGCCAATATCCGTCTTCTGGATAACCACAGGCAGTATGAAAATTTCATTAAAAGAACATATCTCAGCACTCCCGAATTTGCTGTTTTCAAAGGAGGCTACTATATTGAAAATATTGAAGAAGCAGTTAAGTGTAATGCACGTAATGCTATAAAGATATACTCTAAACTTAAAGAAATACAAGAGAATGAAAAAAGGTACTATACCATTACCAAATTCACTCTTCCTCTTGCCCAAAAAACGACTGCAGGGTGTTTTATAAGATACTATAAAGATATTTTCAAACACGCTGATTAA
- a CDS encoding cation diffusion facilitator family transporter, with product MDRYRLTRKIAVLGIGTNVFLLSIKLAIGFISKSQAMIADGFNSAGDVFASTMTYTGNKIASRPEDKNHPFGHGKAEYIFSMIVSFSLLLVAYKIFMNSLSSIINRAQLVFSWWLVAVASITIILKLILFLYTRSAGKSHDSLLILANSEDHRNDVFVTASTLIGIFMSQAGIYWFDGIIGIFISLWIAFTGVRIFYGAYKVLMDTNFDETYRDDIYKAIESIDGVDHIDNISAKPVGIGFIVIAKVSVNGTLSVNEGHSIAARIKEKVKTCKNIKDVIVHINPA from the coding sequence ATGGATCGTTACCGGTTAACAAGAAAAATAGCTGTTTTAGGAATAGGTACAAATGTTTTTCTGCTATCTATAAAGCTTGCTATAGGGTTTATCAGCAAAAGTCAGGCAATGATAGCTGACGGTTTTAACAGTGCCGGAGACGTTTTTGCCTCAACAATGACGTATACAGGTAATAAGATAGCAAGCCGTCCTGAAGATAAAAATCATCCCTTCGGACATGGAAAGGCCGAATATATTTTTTCAATGATCGTTAGCTTTTCACTGCTGCTTGTTGCCTATAAAATATTTATGAATTCCCTGAGTTCAATAATTAACCGTGCTCAGCTGGTATTTTCATGGTGGTTAGTCGCTGTTGCTTCTATTACCATAATACTTAAACTCATATTGTTTTTATATACACGCAGTGCAGGCAAAAGTCATGACAGTCTGCTTATACTTGCAAATTCCGAAGATCATAGGAATGATGTATTTGTAACCGCATCAACACTTATAGGGATCTTCATGAGTCAGGCTGGCATATACTGGTTTGATGGTATAATAGGTATCTTCATTTCTCTTTGGATAGCGTTTACAGGAGTAAGGATTTTCTATGGCGCATATAAAGTACTGATGGATACAAACTTTGATGAAACATACAGGGATGACATATACAAAGCTATAGAATCTATTGATGGAGTGGATCATATCGACAACATAAGTGCAAAGCCGGTTGGAATAGGTTTCATAGTTATTGCCAAAGTATCGGTCAACGGCACATTGTCAGTAAATGAAGGTCATAGTATAGCAGCCCGTATTAAGGAAAAGGTAAAAACCTGCAAGAACATAAAGGATGTTATAGTTCATATAAATCCAGCATAA
- a CDS encoding glycoside hydrolase family 3 protein: protein MRQGTTIFLSVIMTFFLFAGCSSNNKGIADNDTSIAQEDGNKKESSSNAILPRNTDIAEKLFENMTLEEKVGQIFIMSLRNFERYPQIIEMNQDVMKRIKDNHLGGVILFAENITTIPQTKKLIADVKAASKIPLFMAVDEEGGATSRLGKKPLMHSTRLPDSAVIGRAGDRELAEKAGALIAREIFSIGFNMNFAPVADVNTNPENPVIGNRAFGDNPEVVAEMIKAEVQGMQKQNVIAVLKHFPGHGDTSTDTHTGAVIIEHDRERLDRIELYPFKVGIENGIQAIMTAHIQLPKIIKSEMPATLSKEILTDLLRNDMKFEGLIITDALEMGAISERWGPAEASILAFEAGTDILLMPLSIEEAYKGMLSAVKNGRITEERLNESVKRILKIKQKWGILDNIESGLDPEQVLGCEEHLKISREILEKVARINR, encoded by the coding sequence ATGAGACAGGGAACAACTATTTTTTTATCAGTGATTATGACATTTTTCCTCTTCGCAGGTTGCAGTTCAAATAATAAGGGAATTGCTGATAATGATACAAGTATTGCACAGGAAGATGGAAATAAGAAGGAGAGCAGCAGTAATGCTATATTACCGCGTAATACCGATATAGCAGAAAAGCTGTTTGAAAATATGACACTTGAGGAAAAAGTAGGACAGATATTTATCATGTCTCTCCGTAACTTTGAACGGTATCCGCAAATTATTGAAATGAATCAAGATGTAATGAAAAGGATAAAGGATAACCATTTGGGAGGCGTAATACTTTTTGCAGAAAATATTACGACTATCCCTCAAACCAAAAAGCTGATTGCTGATGTAAAAGCTGCAAGCAAAATTCCTTTGTTCATGGCAGTGGACGAAGAGGGCGGGGCTACCAGCAGACTTGGCAAAAAACCGTTAATGCATTCTACCAGACTACCGGATAGTGCAGTAATAGGCAGGGCAGGTGACAGGGAACTGGCAGAGAAAGCAGGTGCTTTGATTGCAAGGGAAATATTCTCCATTGGATTCAATATGAATTTTGCTCCTGTAGCCGATGTAAATACCAATCCTGAAAACCCTGTAATAGGAAATAGAGCATTCGGGGATAATCCTGAAGTTGTAGCGGAAATGATCAAGGCCGAAGTTCAAGGTATGCAGAAGCAAAATGTGATAGCTGTACTGAAGCATTTTCCCGGACATGGTGATACTTCAACTGATACTCATACAGGGGCAGTTATCATAGAACATGACAGGGAGAGATTGGACAGGATTGAGCTATATCCTTTTAAAGTTGGAATAGAAAATGGAATTCAAGCTATAATGACTGCTCATATACAGCTGCCTAAGATAATAAAAAGTGAAATGCCTGCAACTCTTTCAAAAGAAATTCTGACTGATCTGCTAAGAAATGATATGAAATTTGAGGGTTTGATAATAACTGACGCACTCGAAATGGGAGCTATCTCAGAAAGATGGGGTCCGGCTGAAGCATCAATCCTGGCATTTGAGGCAGGTACAGATATACTTCTGATGCCATTGTCCATTGAGGAAGCATACAAGGGAATGCTGAGTGCTGTAAAAAATGGGAGGATCACAGAAGAAAGGCTTAACGAGTCTGTGAAGCGGATACTCAAGATAAAACAAAAGTGGGGCATACTGGATAATATAGAGAGCGGGCTGGACCCTGAGCAGGTTTTAGGCTGTGAGGAACATTTGAAGATTTCACGGGAAATTCTGGAAAAAGTTGCACGAATAAACAGATAA
- a CDS encoding DUF362 domain-containing protein, which translates to MKRKKLWSCIILSIFLLLAIGCVLDSSGFFSSYLSKYEESKLKEELKSINTVKTENTKPASSPSALQKPDTNTGASANPSTSKSDKFAEDKDVSEINLLSSQSIVSVIQSDKKNAQDLTYEDIRIMVRDAVSLAGGFKDIIKDGQVVVLKPNLVQIHSDITGKRFVREVNGITTDWRVAKAVAELVREYNPTGKVYIMEGSAGDRTREAYEYLNYTHEMISGIDGFIALEESSGAWQEFASPYLVRVDLPSGLLHKSYYLNKLYKEADILISIPCLKNNSGTVVTGGIKNVSIGATPANIYGLSPKSLSRTAMVSHSFSKSDLHRWIHDYYLCKPVDFVIMDGLQGFQNGPAPYKRDSEVNDIMNMRLIIAGKDAVAVDTVEALVTGWDPLSAKYLRYLNASSMGNIDTKKITVLGKYVDVVRKFFKTKYKNSGGSAIKDTTPPDMEIKKFSVLDNKLCLEIFTGRESIKSEVYIDDKLEAIITDYGQASLNKDISMLDNGSHMLRIITYDRYLNHNEKNTSFIK; encoded by the coding sequence ATGAAAAGGAAAAAGCTCTGGTCCTGCATAATACTTTCAATATTCCTATTATTAGCCATAGGATGTGTTTTGGATTCTTCAGGATTTTTTAGTTCCTACCTTAGCAAATATGAAGAATCGAAACTAAAAGAGGAATTAAAAAGTATCAATACTGTAAAAACAGAAAATACAAAACCTGCTTCTTCTCCATCAGCTCTACAAAAACCTGATACTAATACAGGTGCGTCTGCAAATCCTTCTACTTCCAAATCGGATAAATTTGCAGAAGATAAAGACGTTTCAGAAATAAATCTTCTATCAAGTCAATCAATAGTATCAGTAATACAATCGGATAAAAAAAATGCTCAAGACCTCACTTATGAAGATATCAGAATAATGGTAAGGGATGCTGTCAGTCTTGCCGGAGGTTTTAAAGATATCATCAAAGACGGTCAGGTAGTAGTCTTAAAGCCTAATCTCGTCCAGATACACAGTGATATTACAGGCAAGAGATTTGTCAGGGAGGTAAACGGAATAACAACTGACTGGAGAGTTGCAAAGGCTGTTGCAGAACTTGTAAGGGAGTATAATCCTACAGGGAAAGTATATATAATGGAAGGTTCTGCTGGCGACAGAACCAGAGAAGCGTATGAATATTTAAATTACACCCATGAGATGATATCCGGCATAGACGGGTTCATTGCACTGGAAGAAAGCAGCGGCGCATGGCAGGAATTTGCCTCACCATACCTTGTAAGGGTTGATTTACCCAGCGGACTTCTTCACAAAAGCTATTATCTGAATAAGCTGTATAAGGAAGCTGATATTCTGATAAGTATTCCGTGTCTTAAAAACAACTCGGGAACAGTAGTTACCGGCGGAATAAAAAACGTCAGTATAGGTGCCACTCCTGCCAACATCTACGGATTGTCCCCTAAAAGCCTAAGCAGAACGGCAATGGTTTCCCACAGTTTTTCAAAAAGTGACCTGCACAGGTGGATTCACGATTATTATTTATGTAAACCTGTAGATTTTGTTATCATGGATGGCCTCCAAGGCTTTCAAAACGGTCCTGCTCCTTATAAACGCGATAGTGAAGTAAACGATATAATGAATATGAGATTGATTATAGCTGGTAAGGATGCAGTTGCAGTAGATACAGTTGAAGCACTGGTAACAGGTTGGGATCCCTTGTCTGCAAAATACCTCCGGTATTTGAATGCCAGTTCAATGGGGAATATTGACACTAAAAAGATAACTGTACTTGGTAAGTACGTAGATGTAGTAAGAAAATTCTTTAAAACCAAGTATAAGAATTCGGGAGGATCAGCGATTAAAGATACAACCCCTCCAGATATGGAAATAAAAAAATTTTCAGTACTTGATAACAAACTGTGCCTGGAAATTTTCACAGGAAGAGAATCCATAAAATCAGAAGTATATATAGATGATAAGCTGGAAGCAATAATAACAGATTATGGCCAGGCCTCTCTGAATAAAGACATAAGCATGCTTGACAATGGCAGTCATATGCTAAGAATTATCACATACGACCGCTACTTAAATCACAATGAGAAAAATACATCATTTATAAAGTGA
- a CDS encoding class I SAM-dependent rRNA methyltransferase, which yields MAKAFLVKGKEKRVEYGHPWIFRSDIDSTDGEFTPGDVVDVYSSRNKFLGRGYINPKSQITIRMLTYEHEEVNYDFLYKRIQTAWDYRKKVADVNSCRAIFAESDFLPALIVDKFSDYLVIQTLALGIDRYKEEIVAILNDIIKPSGIYERNDVPVRELEGLEQRKGFLSEEFDTKVLMNENGVKFLVDVEGGQKTGFFLDQKENRAAIAPLVKNAKVLDCFSHTGSFALHAAYYGARNVLGIDISEHAVECATHNAKINGLEENCRFEAANTFDKLREYYDNNEKFDTIILDPPAFTKTRNAVEGAVRGYKEINLRAMKIINSGGFLVTCSCSHHVNPELFMDIVYSAAIDAKRKVRLIEYRSQAKDHPVLLASEETEYLKCAILQIV from the coding sequence ATGGCTAAAGCTTTTTTGGTCAAAGGAAAGGAAAAGAGAGTTGAATACGGACATCCCTGGATATTCAGAAGTGATATTGATTCTACAGATGGTGAATTCACCCCGGGAGATGTGGTTGATGTATACAGCAGCAGAAATAAATTTCTCGGAAGGGGTTATATAAATCCCAAATCACAGATTACTATAAGAATGCTCACATATGAACATGAAGAAGTCAATTATGATTTTCTGTATAAAAGAATTCAGACCGCATGGGATTATAGAAAAAAGGTAGCGGATGTTAACAGCTGCAGAGCTATTTTTGCAGAATCTGATTTCTTACCTGCTCTCATAGTAGACAAGTTTTCCGATTATCTCGTCATTCAAACCCTTGCACTTGGTATAGACCGTTATAAGGAGGAAATAGTTGCTATTCTTAATGATATAATCAAGCCTTCAGGCATATATGAAAGAAATGATGTACCGGTGAGAGAACTTGAAGGTCTTGAGCAGCGTAAAGGTTTTCTATCCGAGGAATTTGATACGAAGGTTCTGATGAATGAAAACGGTGTGAAATTTCTGGTAGATGTTGAAGGAGGACAGAAGACAGGCTTTTTCCTGGATCAGAAAGAAAACCGGGCAGCTATAGCTCCACTGGTTAAGAATGCAAAGGTTCTGGACTGCTTCAGCCATACAGGTTCTTTTGCACTGCACGCAGCATACTATGGTGCAAGAAATGTACTTGGAATCGACATATCCGAACATGCAGTAGAATGTGCTACCCATAACGCAAAAATTAACGGCCTGGAAGAGAATTGCCGCTTTGAAGCTGCAAATACCTTTGACAAACTCAGAGAGTATTATGATAACAACGAAAAATTTGACACCATAATACTTGATCCCCCTGCCTTCACTAAAACAAGAAATGCTGTGGAAGGTGCCGTAAGAGGCTATAAGGAGATTAATCTGAGAGCAATGAAAATAATAAACAGCGGTGGTTTTCTGGTAACATGCTCTTGCTCCCACCATGTAAATCCTGAGTTATTCATGGATATAGTCTACAGTGCCGCTATAGATGCTAAAAGAAAGGTTAGGCTTATAGAATACCGTTCTCAGGCAAAAGATCACCCTGTACTTCTTGCTTCGGAAGAAACTGAATACTTAAAGTGTGCAATATTGCAAATAGTATAA
- a CDS encoding Hsp20/alpha crystallin family protein — protein MNIDKNNFDRAVDNFDENSSLRFFSLPSSPRVDVYQTKSDIIIKAEIPDTLRENISVYASDYSIRLTWQSGSGTLHKDNYIYRTGRFSNSFTRTIPLPIKIISNKTRIEYKDGILSITVPKTEPVMAKD, from the coding sequence ATGAATATAGATAAAAATAATTTTGACAGGGCTGTCGACAATTTTGATGAAAACTCTTCGCTTAGATTTTTTAGTCTCCCCTCTTCACCGCGGGTAGACGTTTATCAGACAAAATCCGATATCATTATAAAGGCTGAAATACCTGACACTTTAAGAGAAAATATCTCCGTGTATGCAAGCGATTATTCTATCAGACTTACCTGGCAGTCAGGGTCAGGCACTCTTCATAAGGATAACTATATTTACAGAACCGGCCGGTTTAGCAATAGCTTTACAAGGACAATCCCTCTGCCAATAAAAATCATATCAAACAAGACAAGGATAGAATACAAGGATGGTATTCTATCGATTACAGTACCCAAAACTGAACCTGTTATGGCAAAGGACTAA
- a CDS encoding DUF5667 domain-containing protein, translated as MKKISIALIIAVMVTITGTSGAFANTTTTVTDSSTPATNVTPVPETSTTASAVTAPAIQTTENTIATPSAVTTSATTTSAVTVGNTQQAGVTPDSLVYPFERLIESVQVALTFSPEGKAELLVSFANERLAEAKIMTEENKVKLVEKVLNIYAKTIAEANNRIEQAAQDNKDVKAVLEEIKITEENGDKIVIKATGIIPQDSAESLKTAVTDVVKKTLAVQTFATAKQNFEAAKSKVTLAREELKAVEKTGDLNAIKAAQEKLLSAEQYKEKMEEAKEQIEEYKEEILDQLKTDKKIEDNKKKEIEKLDKKIEKFESQAKKHADKKEAIAKKIEEKNKKAAEKIRENAKKQVEKKKEKIEKFKEKHGKYDKVSENIEND; from the coding sequence ATGAAGAAGATATCCATAGCTTTGATAATTGCAGTAATGGTGACAATAACAGGAACATCAGGAGCATTCGCAAACACAACAACTACAGTAACTGACAGCAGTACTCCGGCAACAAATGTAACACCGGTACCGGAAACGAGCACAACCGCATCAGCTGTTACTGCACCAGCTATACAGACTACGGAAAATACAATTGCAACACCGTCAGCAGTAACTACTTCAGCTACCACTACTTCTGCAGTAACAGTTGGCAATACGCAGCAGGCAGGAGTTACACCTGATAGTCTGGTATATCCTTTTGAAAGACTCATAGAAAGCGTTCAGGTAGCTCTGACATTTTCTCCCGAAGGCAAGGCAGAATTGCTTGTAAGCTTTGCAAATGAAAGACTGGCTGAAGCGAAAATAATGACAGAAGAAAACAAGGTAAAGCTTGTAGAAAAAGTACTGAACATATATGCAAAAACCATTGCAGAAGCTAATAACCGTATAGAACAGGCAGCTCAAGATAATAAGGATGTAAAAGCTGTACTTGAAGAGATAAAGATAACAGAGGAAAACGGCGATAAAATAGTTATAAAAGCTACAGGTATTATTCCTCAGGATTCGGCGGAATCTCTGAAAACTGCTGTAACTGATGTAGTGAAGAAAACACTGGCAGTGCAGACTTTTGCAACTGCAAAGCAAAATTTTGAAGCGGCAAAATCAAAGGTGACATTGGCAAGGGAAGAATTAAAGGCAGTAGAAAAAACCGGGGATCTTAACGCTATAAAGGCAGCGCAGGAAAAACTACTTTCAGCTGAACAGTATAAAGAAAAGATGGAAGAGGCAAAGGAACAGATAGAGGAATATAAGGAAGAGATTTTAGACCAGCTGAAAACAGATAAAAAGATTGAAGATAACAAAAAGAAGGAAATTGAAAAGTTAGATAAAAAAATAGAAAAATTTGAAAGCCAGGCAAAGAAGCATGCAGATAAAAAAGAAGCAATTGCAAAAAAGATAGAAGAAAAAAATAAAAAAGCAGCAGAAAAAATCAGGGAAAATGCTAAAAAACAAGTAGAGAAGAAAAAAGAAAAGATCGAGAAATTTAAGGAAAAACATGGAAAGTACGACAAAGTCTCTGAAAACATAGAAAATGATTAA
- a CDS encoding DUF896 domain-containing protein, with protein MEQTKIQRINELAKKSKATGLTPEEKSEQQALRQEYIQYFKGNLKSTLDNVVIVDKDGNKRYLKERKDDKKSN; from the coding sequence ATGGAACAAACTAAAATACAGCGGATAAATGAGCTTGCAAAAAAATCTAAAGCAACAGGCCTTACTCCTGAAGAAAAATCAGAACAACAGGCACTTAGACAGGAATACATCCAATATTTCAAAGGAAATCTCAAATCCACACTGGACAATGTAGTAATAGTGGACAAGGATGGTAACAAAAGGTATTTGAAGGAACGCAAGGATGATAAGAAAAGCAATTAA
- a CDS encoding ATPase produces the protein MMARGNIKHAFPGGNTSQGFFSYYNYILSQEEANRIIVIKGGPGVGKSSFMKKIAEEMLCRGYDVEFMHCSSDNNSLDGVVIPAIKVALLDGTAPHVVVS, from the coding sequence ATGATGGCAAGAGGGAATATCAAACATGCATTTCCGGGTGGAAATACTTCTCAAGGCTTTTTCAGCTACTATAACTATATTTTGAGCCAGGAGGAGGCAAACAGGATTATTGTTATCAAGGGTGGTCCGGGGGTAGGAAAATCTTCATTTATGAAAAAGATTGCAGAAGAAATGCTTTGCAGAGGATATGATGTTGAATTCATGCATTGTTCGAGCGATAATAACAGCCTTGACGGAGTCGTCATTCCTGCAATAAAAGTAGCGTTGCTTGATGGTACTGCTCCCCATGTAGTGGTCTCTTAA
- a CDS encoding TetR/AcrR family transcriptional regulator has protein sequence MTTKKVILEKAIELFNKNGYATVSMRDIADATNKSVGNITYHYKKKSDLLCSIVDLQYKDFKSLDLKSDVDVNGLNEQLKLMLNFQKKYYFYFSNMIELRKNYHEILEFQLKVRKELTLHFIRIIENFEKKEIFRVSQNKEFQNCLAKGIVLLMMSWIQQISLDETAQHEELLSIVWGILYPNLTEKGISLLNQIK, from the coding sequence ATGACTACCAAGAAGGTAATTTTGGAGAAGGCTATAGAATTATTTAATAAAAATGGGTATGCAACAGTCTCCATGCGTGATATTGCTGATGCAACCAATAAAAGTGTAGGTAATATAACCTACCACTACAAAAAAAAATCTGATTTACTCTGCTCTATTGTTGATCTTCAATATAAAGATTTTAAATCCTTGGATTTAAAATCGGACGTTGATGTAAACGGTCTAAATGAGCAATTGAAACTGATGCTTAACTTTCAAAAGAAATACTATTTTTATTTTAGCAATATGATTGAATTGAGAAAAAACTATCATGAGATATTAGAATTCCAATTAAAGGTAAGAAAAGAACTTACGCTGCATTTTATCAGGATCATTGAAAACTTTGAAAAAAAAGAAATATTCAGGGTATCCCAAAACAAAGAATTTCAAAATTGTTTGGCAAAAGGAATTGTATTATTGATGATGTCTTGGATACAACAAATTTCATTAGATGAAACAGCACAACATGAAGAACTTTTAAGTATTGTATGGGGCATACTGTATCCGAACCTTACCGAGAAAGGCATCAGTTTACTTAATCAAATTAAGTAA
- a CDS encoding alpha/beta hydrolase — translation MNLNKQEINATIRTLPIDRAISNGLDINDFIVLMHEFENGGDYADICEKLGDRSRDLADNAIEKEHFMTARTFYLNAVAAYRVGQYTIIPDNDKKLGMYKKLIDCYSEAAKLFNPQIERIEVPYKGSKMVGWLRMPLNTCGKVPIVISIGGADGWREEHHNYSNYYAERGIAYLMIDGPGQGETRLFNKLYMQLNNEEALNVIIEYVSSDNRFSKVGMIGYSFGGYLVARVAATSEKLHACVINGGSYFPKEIINFIPHFRMVFSAMINKNGIELEEFINNMTMEGYAHNITCSLLVNHGIPDPLFSSKGVERIYKEAKSIDKTLRLWKDGNHCVTNHATETITMFTDFFMDRLK, via the coding sequence ATGAACCTGAATAAACAGGAAATTAATGCAACAATTCGGACTCTCCCTATTGACAGAGCAATCTCTAATGGCCTTGACATTAACGATTTCATTGTACTCATGCATGAATTTGAAAATGGCGGTGACTATGCAGATATTTGTGAAAAATTAGGTGACCGTTCCAGAGACTTAGCTGATAATGCAATAGAGAAGGAACACTTCATGACTGCAAGAACCTTTTACCTTAATGCAGTTGCTGCTTACAGAGTAGGACAATACACAATTATTCCGGATAATGACAAAAAGCTGGGCATGTATAAAAAACTCATAGATTGCTATAGTGAAGCTGCAAAGCTCTTCAATCCGCAAATTGAAAGAATTGAAGTACCATATAAAGGCAGCAAAATGGTTGGATGGCTAAGAATGCCTTTGAATACGTGTGGTAAGGTTCCTATAGTTATTTCAATCGGCGGAGCTGACGGCTGGCGTGAGGAACACCACAATTACAGCAATTATTATGCAGAAAGAGGCATTGCATATCTTATGATTGATGGACCTGGTCAAGGTGAAACAAGATTATTTAACAAGCTGTATATGCAACTGAATAACGAAGAAGCCTTGAATGTAATTATTGAGTATGTATCAAGTGATAACAGGTTCAGCAAAGTAGGAATGATAGGCTACAGTTTCGGAGGATATTTGGTTGCAAGGGTTGCAGCAACCAGCGAAAAGCTGCATGCTTGTGTCATAAATGGAGGCTCATATTTTCCAAAAGAGATAATTAATTTTATTCCTCACTTCAGGATGGTATTTTCTGCAATGATTAACAAGAATGGCATTGAGTTGGAGGAATTTATTAACAATATGACGATGGAAGGCTATGCACACAATATCACGTGTTCACTTTTGGTAAACCATGGCATACCCGATCCCTTATTCAGTTCTAAAGGAGTTGAAAGAATATACAAAGAAGCCAAATCTATTGATAAAACATTAAGGCTTTGGAAAGACGGCAATCATTGTGTTACAAATCATGCAACAGAGACTATAACTATGTTTACAGATTTCTTTATGGACAGACTAAAATAG
- a CDS encoding prolyl oligopeptidase family serine peptidase gives MVDLTLKEKFAFKFVFSENRVYHRWYGRFLSFGIDYGRLRRVVARITNWFEWCEQWDEEGDSLFKKAEEALAEGNGLKARALFHEAVGCYHTGQHLFFIDSKQKEKTQEKARISYQRALSLYDEKERPIRIEIDFNGVKIPGYLRLSAVPDSPLIIFINGMDNIKEAEGNSQGALFKQNGFNYFTFDGPGQGEMWKDMKFDIKEYHKSVSAIIDWFEKHQIYEIDMNRIGLIGFSLGGYLAPMCAAHDKRVKCVVGNSGLVFIGGLKGLKRLNPLWQRGVTYMTGCETLDKAVDKFDWDIERDPNLCVPLLLYHAGKDEVMPTPKLHADKVIRWARGEKTLKYYENAEHCTQDYLDEVFPEIIDWFRKKLN, from the coding sequence ATGGTTGATCTAACTTTAAAAGAGAAATTTGCATTCAAGTTTGTTTTCAGCGAGAACAGAGTCTATCACAGATGGTATGGAAGATTCTTATCTTTTGGAATAGATTATGGGAGATTGAGAAGGGTAGTAGCAAGAATAACAAATTGGTTTGAATGGTGTGAACAATGGGATGAAGAAGGTGATTCACTTTTTAAAAAGGCTGAAGAAGCATTAGCTGAAGGGAATGGTCTAAAAGCACGAGCATTATTTCATGAAGCTGTAGGCTGCTATCATACAGGGCAGCATTTATTTTTTATTGATAGCAAACAAAAGGAAAAAACCCAGGAAAAAGCTAGAATAAGCTATCAAAGAGCACTAAGCCTATATGATGAAAAAGAAAGGCCCATAAGAATCGAGATAGACTTTAATGGTGTAAAAATTCCAGGATATCTGAGGCTCTCAGCAGTGCCCGACAGCCCACTTATCATATTTATAAACGGTATGGATAATATTAAAGAGGCTGAAGGAAATTCACAGGGGGCTTTATTCAAACAGAATGGATTTAACTATTTTACATTTGATGGGCCAGGTCAGGGAGAAATGTGGAAGGATATGAAATTCGATATAAAAGAATATCATAAATCAGTATCAGCAATAATTGACTGGTTTGAAAAACATCAGATATACGAAATTGATATGAATAGAATCGGCCTTATTGGTTTTAGCCTGGGCGGGTATTTAGCACCAATGTGTGCAGCACATGACAAACGGGTAAAGTGTGTAGTTGGAAATAGCGGACTTGTATTTATCGGTGGATTGAAAGGATTAAAGAGACTTAATCCGTTATGGCAGCGGGGAGTTACATATATGACCGGATGTGAAACACTTGATAAAGCGGTAGATAAATTTGACTGGGATATTGAACGTGATCCAAACTTATGTGTACCATTACTATTGTATCATGCAGGGAAAGATGAGGTTATGCCCACCCCAAAATTACATGCAGATAAAGTAATAAGGTGGGCAAGGGGAGAAAAAACTCTTAAATATTATGAAAATGCAGAACACTGTACACAGGATTACCTAGATGAGGTATTCCCGGAGATAATAGATTGGTTTAGAAAAAAGCTTAATTGA